Genomic DNA from Salvia miltiorrhiza cultivar Shanhuang (shh) chromosome 1, IMPLAD_Smil_shh, whole genome shotgun sequence:
TTATTTCAAACAATAGTGAAACTCTTTTTTTATTACATAACAAttacaaattattttattaaaattcataggAGTCAAAGTGACATAATTTTggattcaatatttattttaaataatggtGGGATTCTTTATTCGTCATATAAAATCTATCAATCATTTTATTAGATCTAGTGCTGagccaaaataacatatttCTAGCGCAGGAagtattaaatttatcaaaccaagtattaattaaatctgcAAATCCATAAATTTAGCTAAAGGTGGAGCTCTCCGTAGCAGATACTTAGCTCCGGTTTACTCTCTCAGTCCACTACCGTACATTCGTACACAGGATCTAATTGCAATTTGAAAACCCTAATTTCAGCTCGATCAAATTTGGGGTTTTTTTCCTAGCTCAATTGCAGAATGCCTCAGAAGAATGGAGCTGACCAGTCGGATGCCAGCGGCTCGATGCCAAAATCGCAGCGCACAAAAATTGTTAAATCTTCGGATGACAGTGAAAAAAAGGTgattgttaatattattagctgtaattttattttattcgatTGCTATTCAAAATTCATTGTTAATAATGAAATTCGAAGTTGAATCGAAGTCGTCAATTCGCATTCCATGCGAATTTCTACTTCCAacctttttaattttagttgttGGTTGTGTAGAATCTGGCTAAAAAGATTAAAGATACAGAAATTTGTGTACCCATTGTGTATGGTAACATTGCATTTTGGCTTGGTAAGAAGGCGAGCGAGTAAgtgtctttctttttttttttttagctccATTTTTTCTTTGCCTgttttttcaacatttttttagTCCCGTTTAATGGTAAGTTCATTGAGTGTTTGATAAACTACTGTTTTGATTCTGCATTGTTCCATTTCCTGTTGTTTAGGTACCAGTCACATAAATGGACAGTTTATGTTCGTGGATCGACCAATGAGGACCTCGGAGTGGTGGTTAAGCGTGCTGTTTTTCAGTTGCATTCTAGTTTTAATAATCCCACAAGGATTATTGATAGCCCACCTTTTGAGTTATCAGAATCAGGATGGGGTGAATTTGAAATCGCTATTACCCTTCATTTTCATAGTGATGTTTCCGATAAGCCATTGCACTTGTGAGTTGCTTTCCATGCCATGTACGTGTATAGCAAAAGAGCAGCCATGTCCAGTCCTAGCAATCATAGATATCAATATCATGCATATGCACATCCACATCTATACAAATAGTCTTGAATTTCAGTTGAagttttattttgtgttttgaatTGTTTATAGGTATCATCATTTGAAGTTATATCCCGAGGATGAGTCTGGTCCGCTATCCACGAAGAAGCCTGTCGTTGTGGAATCTTATGATGAAGTTGTTATTTCGGAGCCTTCTGAGGCTTTCTTTGCCAGGGTGCAACATCATCCTGCAGTTATTGTGCCTAGACTGTCTGCGGGATTTACTTTGCCTCCTGGTAAGGTCTGCTTATAGCATTGGTTAGTAAAGGTTTTGGTATCACAGTATCACTGTGTTTGATGGTGCTATTTGCGTTCTATATCTTTTGCTTCACCCTACTGTGCTTCAAGATGCTATTTCCATATGTGTTCTTACAGTGCCTATGGAGGATCTTGTGAACAGGAACAGAGGTGACACCAAAGATCATCATCCCCTGAACCAGTGGTTCTCCAAATTCTCTGAGGCGGATGAGCTGTTAAGACTTGCTGCAGCTCGCGAGCAGGTAATATGAATATACTTTTAGACATCAACAGGAATTTGTTACTAATCTGATCACATAAGTTTCCTAGATGGTGGCTCTTGACTTTGAATGGATGGAATTATCTCTTTGAAGAATTAAAACATGAACCAATGAATTTAGCATGGAAACCGTCAAAAAGTATATAACCATAGTGATGATGAGA
This window encodes:
- the LOC131005578 gene encoding transcription initiation factor TFIID subunit 14b isoform X1 — protein: MPQKNGADQSDASGSMPKSQRTKIVKSSDDSEKKNLAKKIKDTEICVPIVYGNIAFWLGKKASEYQSHKWTVYVRGSTNEDLGVVVKRAVFQLHSSFNNPTRIIDSPPFELSESGWGEFEIAITLHFHSDVSDKPLHLYHHLKLYPEDESGPLSTKKPVVVESYDEVVISEPSEAFFARVQHHPAVIVPRLSAGFTLPPVPMEDLVNRNRGDTKDHHPLNQWFSKFSEADELLRLAAAREQVQGHIARLRRQLSLIDGQQQQQQLKTASDM
- the LOC131005578 gene encoding transcription initiation factor TFIID subunit 14b isoform X2 is translated as MELTSRMPAARCQNRSAQKLLNLRMTVKKRYQSHKWTVYVRGSTNEDLGVVVKRAVFQLHSSFNNPTRIIDSPPFELSESGWGEFEIAITLHFHSDVSDKPLHLYHHLKLYPEDESGPLSTKKPVVVESYDEVVISEPSEAFFARVQHHPAVIVPRLSAGFTLPPVPMEDLVNRNRGDTKDHHPLNQWFSKFSEADELLRLAAAREQVQGHIARLRRQLSLIDGQQQQQQLKTASDM